DNA from Borrelia hispanica CRI:
TTGCTAATATGCTTAAAATACCTTTTGTTCCCAAATATTCAAATACGTCATATTTTGAAATTGATTCTTTAAGGGTTAATTTATATGGTGGTGATAAAATAAGAGATTTTGAAAGATTTAGAGGATCGAATTCTGCTGTTATTTATGTTAATGAAGCAACAACGCTGCATAAAGAGACATTAAAAGAAGCGCTTAAGAGACTAAGAATAAAACCAGAATTTATTGTTTTTGATACTAATCCTGATCATCCGGAGCATTATTTTAAAACAGATTATATTGATAAGAATACAATATATTCTACATATAATTTTACGACATATGATAATGAGGAAATTTCAAAGGAATTTATAAAGACCCAAGAAGAACTTTATAAAGACTTTCCAACATATAAAGCCAGTGTACTACTAGGAGAATGGGTCGCAAATAATGATGCGATATTTCGTAATATTAATATTATTGAAGACTATGAATTTAAAAGTCCTATAGCGTATTTAGATCCTGCATATAGTAGTGGTGGGGATAATACTTCTCTTTGTGTTTTAGAGAAGGTATCGGATAAGTATTATGCATTT
Protein-coding regions in this window:
- a CDS encoding PBSX family phage terminase large subunit; this encodes MDIYSSSIFKSLQREYKREFGIDIASFMKPKSVVVDFKSFENKFLTKKQRKVLRDIEKNNQNKVILSGGIASGKTFLACYLFLKTLLKNRHLYRKGTNNFILGNSQKALEINVIEQFENLANMLKIPFVPKYSNTSYFEIDSLRVNLYGGDKIRDFERFRGSNSAVIYVNEATTLHKETLKEALKRLRIKPEFIVFDTNPDHPEHYFKTDYIDKNTIYSTYNFTTYDNEEISKEFIKTQEELYKDFPTYKASVLLGEWVANNDAIFRNINIIEDYEFKSPIAYLDPAYSSGGDNTSLCVLEKVSDKYYAFIFQDQKPAVDPYIMNTIKVIMGNLNVNTLYIEDRDDIKGSGALTREYVRLRDNMENYFRIAPTRP